In the genome of Mycoplasma seminis, one region contains:
- the rpsD gene encoding 30S ribosomal protein S4, producing the protein MSRYTGPVFKKSRRLGFSILESGKEFAKGKKRTYAPGQHGNKRVKLSEYGLHLYEKQKVKHLYGVNEKQLQKVFQKAVKAKGITGTNMLQLLETRLDNLVYRAGFATTRRQARQLVNHNHFVLNGHKANIPSMVVSVGSEITLKEKSRTNKQILEAMEERQASAWLTRKDFTVKLDRLPERNELHPEIKDALVVEFYSK; encoded by the coding sequence ATGTCAAGATACACAGGACCTGTATTTAAAAAATCACGTCGTTTAGGATTTTCTATTCTTGAATCAGGAAAAGAATTTGCTAAAGGTAAGAAAAGAACTTACGCTCCAGGACAACACGGAAACAAAAGAGTAAAATTATCTGAATACGGATTACACTTATACGAAAAACAAAAAGTAAAACACTTATATGGTGTTAATGAAAAACAACTTCAAAAAGTATTCCAAAAAGCTGTTAAAGCTAAAGGAATCACAGGGACAAACATGCTTCAATTATTAGAAACACGTTTAGATAACTTAGTTTACAGAGCTGGATTTGCTACAACACGTAGACAAGCTCGTCAATTAGTTAACCACAACCACTTCGTGCTTAACGGACACAAAGCTAACATCCCTTCAATGGTTGTTTCAGTAGGATCAGAAATTACTCTTAAAGAAAAATCAAGAACAAACAAACAAATTTTAGAAGCTATGGAAGAACGTCAAGCATCAGCTTGATTAACAAGAAAAGACTTTACAGTTAAATTAGACCGTCTACCTGAAAGAAATGAACTTCACCCAGAAATCAAGGATGCATTAGTTGTTGAGTTCTACTCAAAATAG
- the uvrC gene encoding excinuclease ABC subunit UvrC → MDLDKIQEKLNNVPNASGVYLWKNEKNEVIYVGKAKRLYKRLQQYLKGSINSYKTSKMMQEVSDFDFFITNNETEALILEKNYIARYNPPYNLKLTDDKRYPYICVQIAKNAELKISSVYRLSPYSKDTFYYGPFPSNTHFKELLDVLQRMFMYENGLRIAKPIYAESKFKFNQVVDILKFQDMEFLNKLIQLRDAAASNYNFELAATYRDAYNVLNQIKQQQLVELKSYKDIDVFSFETQNNAVSIQKVFYRYGVQIEHENQFHVLNIPVEEFIVNYLESYYENNQIPQSILLDYNYNEIEFTNAKLAQKVQFPIAGVMREVVELANLNNKTKITTNYKEWEAKNTTLEQTWGELEKLLNNGNKISSIFIFDNSHFALSAPVGVATCWENGFQVNPKSSYFNHAQEFEAMNKHSDLELMYLTIAKFIQRNAFMLDKNTIFIVDGFILQIQQALYALKEQGIDYIKVYGLVKNEKHQTKYLINDQDQILPISQSAFNLLANMQYSVDRYAKNMMNKKYTADSRNNSLTQIKGIGKVTEEKLLLHFKTYQAIKNASLQQLAEVIDEKKAKIIYENYCVK, encoded by the coding sequence ATGGATTTAGATAAAATACAAGAAAAACTTAATAATGTACCAAATGCTTCTGGTGTTTATTTATGAAAAAATGAAAAAAATGAAGTTATTTATGTTGGAAAAGCTAAAAGGCTTTATAAAAGATTACAACAATATTTAAAGGGTTCAATTAATTCTTATAAAACTTCTAAAATGATGCAAGAAGTAAGTGATTTTGATTTTTTTATCACTAATAATGAGACTGAAGCTTTAATATTAGAAAAGAATTATATTGCACGATATAATCCACCTTATAATTTAAAACTCACTGATGATAAAAGATATCCTTATATTTGTGTGCAAATAGCAAAAAATGCTGAATTAAAAATATCTTCAGTATATCGCTTATCACCTTATAGCAAAGATACTTTTTACTATGGACCATTTCCATCTAATACTCATTTTAAAGAATTACTGGATGTCTTACAAAGAATGTTTATGTATGAAAATGGTTTAAGAATAGCTAAACCAATTTATGCTGAGTCAAAATTTAAATTTAATCAAGTAGTAGATATTTTAAAATTTCAAGATATGGAATTTTTAAATAAACTAATACAGCTTCGGGATGCAGCTGCAAGTAATTATAATTTTGAATTAGCCGCTACTTATCGTGATGCGTATAATGTTTTAAATCAAATTAAGCAGCAACAACTTGTTGAATTAAAATCTTATAAAGATATTGATGTTTTTTCATTTGAAACCCAAAATAATGCTGTTTCAATTCAAAAAGTATTTTATCGTTACGGAGTGCAAATTGAACATGAAAATCAGTTCCATGTACTTAATATTCCAGTTGAAGAATTTATTGTTAATTATCTAGAAAGTTATTATGAAAATAATCAAATACCGCAAAGTATTTTGCTTGATTATAACTATAATGAAATTGAATTTACTAACGCAAAATTAGCCCAAAAAGTACAATTCCCTATTGCTGGAGTAATGAGAGAAGTAGTCGAACTTGCTAATTTAAATAATAAAACAAAAATAACTACTAATTATAAAGAGTGAGAAGCTAAAAACACTACGTTAGAGCAAACTTGAGGCGAATTAGAAAAGCTGCTAAATAATGGAAATAAAATTAGTTCTATATTTATTTTTGATAACTCGCATTTTGCTTTATCTGCTCCAGTGGGGGTAGCAACTTGTTGAGAAAATGGTTTTCAAGTTAATCCTAAAAGTTCATATTTTAACCATGCACAAGAGTTTGAAGCTATGAATAAGCATTCAGATTTAGAGTTAATGTATTTAACTATAGCTAAATTTATTCAAAGAAATGCTTTTATGCTAGATAAAAATACTATTTTTATTGTTGATGGATTTATACTGCAAATCCAGCAAGCTTTATATGCGCTAAAAGAACAAGGAATTGATTATATTAAAGTCTATGGCTTAGTTAAAAACGAAAAACACCAAACTAAATATTTAATTAATGATCAAGATCAAATATTACCAATATCTCAAAGTGCTTTTAATTTACTTGCTAACATGCAATATAGTGTGGATCGTTATGCTAAAAATATGATGAATAAAAAATATACTGCTGATTCAAGAAATAACTCATTAACTCAAATTAAAGGAATTGGAAAAGTAACTGAAGAAAAATTATTATTACATTTTAAAACTTATCAAGCAATTAAAAATGCTTCATTACAACAATTAGCTGAAGTAATTGATGAGAAAAAAGCCAAAATTATTTATGAAAATTATTGTGTCAAATAA
- a CDS encoding AAA domain-containing protein: protein MKYRGLRYVSKIKKLILNFLDKNNKINWNEKIKLASAKMQTSKYVEQHQLTYKNFVLKEIIKNNLEFNNDLIFDIDKVSDIVADEYFEKFLKDLSSCREFMVTLLDNANKRKWLTKTLIDKPSSWVPVYKNFCVTVTGLNNAVWKTNSVSLFFEIEASYTGRHIQVTELNLESHCVWRLKLSRVEFIDFYDLSSEDPTFMNFKNSSLDFRPADLNKHSLYSDDYQQYTEISPKDFLFGFGDLMDMKKVEMSELAENDTILYQHYYKDVFSKMTEEDRNKMKQISEGNIIYIPNDSKIEDNRFSLDSEDEEKTKISWKNLYLITERTFETNGRPINNIIISASSEFVTDGNGDNAFSINLERQNKDEPKDKWFNEINKTFEKRINGLNTKIKQIEDEINKKISDRIQCEKDIKAFEQDKKREINALNEELLSVKSDIKEIYENIKDIDRKFEEQILKLENIKAEISSLDKEDKDKYNQQLNNFNKQISEIKEKCKAEKNIFQENRNLKSIEKREKELEKEINATKKAYDEKILSREQRIRELEKDINSNENNKQYLNSLQKRSGEITEYFSKLKQQGKTNIYKISSIRSNKIRENHSYRIKSLYELSKKPNDSILRGDNSKYSWMIEYSDVGTKTKIRRYRIAYLNSIDGFYKNPYLISSLNYNDFGIQVHETTPQMQQIIERYKLNENQKETFKKSCYFRALYFLQGPPGTGKTQTICSVIDYQTQNDKNVVVTSSTHEAINNCMERFDSINNTNPNNILLKFAKTNDDEKNKEIFNVDNLYKNFIGKIYKHINKVYLKNDDSDFSNFEKYYEELIPIDLILLVMKEKEYLFKLYKLLRNNNDELLAKFKSRFTSFVELLDMNTEFADEKWNINPSIEAMFSNHYPKSENKNQGLNSLIRMHANYLSSKIKKMLDSGFIPLKIGELFSKNNSNEKQNQIFNNFYKKLDLENIPKYSEKNNEFKKYVNKNDLVNVIGLTTTAKTTFTIQDNIERDLLSDYPIDLTIIDEVSKSAAPELISRILVSKKTILCGDYKQLPPNEQMDQIFVEKLLDACETDDRYIEDQTFFQYIDDKIKEESEFDSLTYGGHQEDWDKEQKDYVARKINEDLNNKLNTSLFKTMVMKIKSAPSDSKNKNYSFLKEQHRFTKSINDYVNLFYRQDGEELIAVKSNKHNQEYILPKGRNEIEHTQDVLFIDTTILPDWYLEEFKKNVDFSIKDIKESFDQKTYVKMDKLNFDLDDKRLKSEGLFNQYNAYVIYKYLKEFCKLNSNKNIDLKNNIGVIALTGNQKIIIRELIKKDEQLKQLKIKVDTIDNFQGREKDIIIVDLVRSKHKIDGSYKEETDSSRNLDFLMNDERLNVAFSRPRDKLIIVGSHQYYSKALERNKKSLLKKYLMKKDADGITMEAQYENYKED, encoded by the coding sequence ATGAAATATAGAGGATTAAGATATGTTTCAAAAATAAAAAAGCTAATCCTAAATTTCTTAGATAAGAATAATAAAATTAACTGAAATGAAAAAATTAAACTAGCTAGTGCAAAAATGCAAACTTCAAAATATGTTGAACAACATCAACTTACATATAAAAATTTTGTTCTAAAAGAAATTATTAAGAACAACTTAGAATTTAATAATGATTTAATCTTTGACATTGATAAAGTATCAGATATTGTTGCTGATGAATATTTTGAAAAATTCTTAAAAGATTTAAGTTCTTGTAGAGAATTTATGGTTACCCTATTAGATAATGCTAACAAACGTAAATGACTTACAAAAACACTGATAGATAAACCGAGTTCATGAGTACCTGTTTATAAGAATTTTTGTGTAACTGTTACTGGGCTTAATAATGCAGTTTGAAAAACCAATTCAGTTTCATTATTTTTTGAAATTGAGGCTAGCTATACAGGAAGACACATTCAAGTAACAGAATTAAACTTAGAATCACATTGTGTTTGAAGACTAAAATTATCAAGAGTTGAATTCATTGATTTCTATGATTTATCTTCAGAAGATCCGACATTTATGAATTTTAAAAATTCATCATTAGATTTTAGACCTGCAGACCTTAATAAACATTCTCTATATTCTGATGATTATCAGCAATATACTGAAATTTCACCAAAGGATTTTCTTTTTGGGTTTGGTGATTTAATGGATATGAAAAAAGTTGAAATGTCAGAATTAGCAGAAAATGATACTATCTTATATCAACATTATTACAAAGATGTATTTTCTAAAATGACTGAAGAAGATAGAAATAAAATGAAACAAATATCAGAAGGGAATATTATTTATATACCTAATGACAGTAAAATTGAAGATAATCGCTTTAGTTTAGATTCAGAAGATGAAGAAAAAACAAAAATATCTTGAAAAAATTTATATTTAATCACTGAACGAACTTTTGAAACAAATGGTAGACCAATCAATAATATTATTATTTCTGCCTCATCAGAATTTGTAACTGATGGTAATGGTGACAATGCCTTTTCTATAAATTTAGAAAGACAAAATAAAGATGAACCAAAAGATAAATGATTTAATGAAATAAATAAAACTTTTGAAAAAAGAATAAATGGTTTAAATACCAAAATCAAACAAATTGAAGACGAAATAAACAAAAAAATATCTGACAGAATTCAATGTGAAAAAGACATAAAAGCCTTTGAGCAAGATAAAAAGAGAGAAATAAATGCTTTAAACGAAGAATTATTATCTGTCAAGTCAGATATAAAAGAAATTTATGAAAATATAAAGGATATTGATCGGAAATTTGAAGAGCAAATCTTGAAATTAGAAAACATTAAAGCTGAAATTTCTAGCCTTGATAAGGAAGATAAGGATAAATATAATCAACAATTAAATAATTTCAATAAACAAATTTCAGAGATAAAAGAAAAATGTAAGGCAGAAAAAAATATTTTTCAAGAGAATAGAAATCTAAAATCAATCGAAAAAAGAGAAAAAGAGTTAGAAAAAGAAATTAATGCTACTAAAAAAGCTTATGATGAAAAAATTCTTTCAAGAGAGCAAAGAATAAGAGAATTAGAAAAAGATATAAATAGTAATGAAAATAACAAACAATATCTTAATTCATTGCAAAAAAGAAGTGGGGAAATCACTGAATACTTTTCTAAATTAAAGCAGCAAGGAAAAACTAATATTTATAAAATATCAAGTATTAGAAGTAACAAAATTAGAGAAAATCATTCATATAGAATTAAATCTCTTTATGAATTAAGTAAAAAACCAAATGATTCTATTTTAAGGGGAGATAATTCAAAATACAGTTGAATGATTGAATATAGTGACGTAGGTACAAAAACTAAAATTCGTCGTTATAGAATTGCTTATTTAAATTCTATAGATGGTTTTTATAAAAATCCTTATTTAATATCATCGCTTAACTATAATGATTTTGGAATTCAAGTACATGAAACCACTCCTCAAATGCAGCAAATTATCGAAAGATATAAGTTAAATGAAAATCAAAAAGAAACATTTAAAAAATCTTGTTATTTTAGAGCGCTTTACTTCCTTCAAGGTCCACCAGGAACAGGAAAAACTCAAACTATTTGTTCTGTAATTGATTACCAAACACAGAACGATAAAAATGTTGTGGTTACTTCTTCCACACATGAAGCAATAAATAATTGTATGGAACGTTTCGATTCAATAAATAATACAAATCCTAATAATATATTACTCAAATTCGCTAAAACAAATGATGATGAAAAAAATAAAGAAATATTTAATGTTGATAATTTATATAAAAACTTTATAGGAAAAATATACAAGCATATTAATAAAGTTTACTTAAAGAATGATGATTCAGACTTTTCAAATTTTGAAAAATATTATGAAGAGCTAATTCCAATTGATCTGATTTTATTAGTTATGAAGGAAAAAGAGTATTTATTTAAGTTATATAAATTACTTAGAAATAATAATGATGAACTATTAGCAAAATTTAAATCAAGATTTACTTCCTTTGTAGAATTGTTAGACATGAATACTGAATTTGCTGATGAAAAATGGAACATTAATCCAAGTATTGAAGCTATGTTTTCAAATCATTATCCTAAATCAGAAAATAAAAATCAAGGATTAAATTCGTTGATTAGAATGCATGCAAACTATCTTAGTTCAAAAATCAAAAAAATGTTGGATAGTGGTTTTATACCTCTTAAAATAGGTGAACTATTTTCAAAAAATAATTCTAATGAAAAACAAAATCAAATATTTAACAATTTCTATAAAAAATTAGATCTTGAAAATATTCCTAAGTATTCTGAAAAAAATAATGAATTTAAAAAGTATGTTAACAAAAATGATTTAGTAAATGTAATTGGTCTTACCACTACTGCAAAAACGACATTTACAATTCAAGATAATATTGAAAGAGACTTACTTAGTGATTACCCAATTGATTTAACAATAATCGACGAGGTTTCGAAATCAGCAGCTCCTGAATTAATTTCTAGAATTCTTGTTTCTAAAAAAACAATTTTATGTGGAGACTACAAGCAATTACCACCTAATGAACAAATGGATCAAATATTTGTGGAAAAACTTTTAGATGCTTGTGAAACGGATGATCGTTATATTGAAGACCAAACTTTTTTCCAATATATTGATGACAAAATAAAAGAAGAATCAGAATTTGATTCATTAACATATGGGGGTCATCAAGAAGACTGAGACAAGGAACAAAAGGATTATGTTGCTCGTAAGATTAATGAAGACCTCAATAATAAACTTAATACATCGTTATTTAAAACTATGGTTATGAAAATTAAAAGTGCACCTTCTGACTCAAAAAATAAGAATTATAGCTTTTTAAAAGAGCAACACAGATTCACTAAAAGTATTAATGATTATGTAAATTTATTCTATAGACAAGATGGTGAAGAATTAATTGCGGTAAAGAGTAATAAGCATAATCAAGAATACATATTACCTAAAGGAAGAAATGAAATTGAACACACTCAAGATGTTTTATTTATAGACACAACAATTCTTCCTGATTGATATTTAGAAGAATTCAAGAAAAATGTTGATTTTTCAATCAAAGATATTAAAGAATCATTTGACCAAAAAACATATGTAAAAATGGATAAATTAAACTTTGATTTAGATGATAAAAGGCTTAAAAGCGAAGGGCTATTTAATCAATACAATGCATATGTAATATATAAATACTTAAAAGAATTTTGTAAATTAAACAGTAACAAAAATATTGATTTAAAAAATAATATTGGTGTTATTGCTTTAACTGGAAATCAAAAAATAATTATTCGAGAATTAATTAAGAAAGATGAACAATTAAAACAACTAAAAATTAAAGTTGATACAATAGACAATTTCCAAGGTAGAGAAAAAGATATTATCATAGTTGATTTAGTTCGTTCAAAACATAAAATAGATGGATCTTATAAAGAAGAAACTGATTCTAGCCGTAATTTAGACTTCTTGATGAATGATGAAAGATTAAATGTTGCTTTTTCACGTCCAAGAGATAAATTAATTATTGTTGGATCACATCAATATTATTCAAAAGCCTTAGAAAGAAATAAAAAGTCATTATTAAAAAAATATTTAATGAAGAAAGATGCTGATGGTATAACTATGGAGGCTCAATATGAAAACTATAAAGAAGATTAA
- the rpmE gene encoding 50S ribosomal protein L31, translating to MKKNIHPEYHTVEATCSTCQKKFTFKSVRPNFSVDVCSGCHPVYTGTRAQVKATGRIDRFNRRLEKKSK from the coding sequence ATGAAAAAGAACATTCACCCAGAATACCACACAGTTGAAGCTACATGCTCAACATGTCAAAAGAAATTCACATTCAAATCAGTTAGACCTAACTTCTCAGTAGACGTTTGTTCAGGTTGTCACCCTGTATACACAGGAACAAGAGCTCAAGTTAAAGCAACAGGTAGAATCGACAGATTCAACAGAAGACTTGAAAAAAAATCTAAATAA